The nucleotide window GAGGACCGGCTCATTGCCGGCCCCGGTAACGAGGACAAGCCGCTCCGCACGCTCATCGTGCTGCGGGTTCATAAGGCGTGCCCGTTCGAGAAAACGTACCCGGTCATGAAGGCGTGCCGCTCCGCGGGGTACCAGCGGGTTCAGTTGCGAGCCATCCTCGCCGGAAGCGGTCCGGGCTGACGCGACGTCGGCACACGCTCGCCCGCGAACTGCCGGCACGTGCGGCGCGCGCCCAGCGAATTAACGCGGGTGCGAAACGAGAAATGAGTTGGCCCCATGTTGAGGCACACACGCAAGCGCACCGGCACCGATTTCGTCGAGCCGGAGCTGCCGATCACGCCCATGCTGGACATGTCGTTCCAGTTACTGGCGTTCTTTATCCTGACGTTCAAGCCGGCCCCGACCGAGGGCCAGATCATGCTCTCGCTGCCGAAGGAGGACGGCGGGGGACAGGGCGCCCCGAGCCCGGCCGTGGCCGACGCCCCGGTCCATTACATCGTCCGCGTGCTCGCCACCGACGACGGCGACATCGGACAAATGACCCTCAGTCAGGAGGGCAGCGCCGCCGAGCCCAAAGAGCTGAAATCCGGGCTCCACAAGCGCCCGGACGGGTCGGACATGTCCATGCTCGAGGTGTACCAGAAGGAACT belongs to Gemmata obscuriglobus and includes:
- a CDS encoding ExbD/TolR family protein; translation: MLRHTRKRTGTDFVEPELPITPMLDMSFQLLAFFILTFKPAPTEGQIMLSLPKEDGGGQGAPSPAVADAPVHYIVRVLATDDGDIGQMTLSQEGSAAEPKELKSGLHKRPDGSDMSMLEVYQKELSDREPQKQPMKLTLELPPRLSQDNVVRLVDTGTSAGFTDISPVPIDKKNR